A genome region from Indicator indicator isolate 239-I01 chromosome 31, UM_Iind_1.1, whole genome shotgun sequence includes the following:
- the B4GALT6 gene encoding beta-1,4-galactosyltransferase 6 isoform X1 has product MPVLRKVLRVSNRSMLAFIFFFSFSSSCLYFIYVAPGIANTYLFMVQARGIMLRENVKTIGHMIRLYTNKNTTLNGTDYPEGNNSSDCVAQTPMYLPENFTYSPYQACPEKLPYMRGLIDVNMSEISFDEIQQLFSKDLDIKPGGHWKPKDCKPRWKVAILIPFRNRHEHLPIFFRHLIPMLQKQRLEFAFYVVEQAGTQPFNRAMLFNVGFKEAMKDAVWDCIIFHDVDHLPENDRNYYGCGEMPRHFAAKLDKYMYILPYNEFFGGVSGLTVEQFKKINGFPNAFWGWGGEDDDLWNRVHYAGYNVTRPEGDLGKYKSIPHHHRGEVQFLGRYKLLRYSRERQYIDGLNNLIYTPKILVSRLYKNITVNLIPELAPVRDY; this is encoded by the exons CAAACACATATCTCTTCATGGTGCAAGCTCGTGGTATAATGTTGAGAGAAAACGTGAAAACAATAGGACACATGATCAGATTGTACACTAACAAAAATACTACACTGAATGGCACAG attatCCTGAAGGGAACAACTCTAGTGACTGTGTGGCTCAAACACCAATGTACCTTCCAGAAAACTTCACTTACTCTCCTTACCAggcttgtccagagaagctgcctTACATGA GAGGCCTTATCGATGTCAATATGAGTGAAATCAGTTTTGATGAGATTCAGCAACTGTTTTCAAAAGATTTAGACATTAAACCAGGAGGACACTGGAAGCCAAAAGACTGTAAGCCACGATGGAAG GTGGCAATCCTTATTCCTTTCCGGAATCGCCACGAGCATCTTCCAATTTTTTTCCGCCATCTGATCCCTATGTTGCAGAAGCAGCGGCTGGAGTTTGCCTTCTATGTTGTTGAACAG gCAGGTACACAACCTTTTAATCGTGCAATGCTCTTTAATGTTGGCTTCAAAGAGGCCATGAAGGATGCTGTCTGGGACTGCATAATATTTCATGATGTGGATCACTTACCTGAAAATGACAGAAATTACTATGGCTGTGGAGAAATGCCACGGCATTTTGCAGCAAAGCTGGACAAATATATGTACAT cCTCCCATACAATGAGTTCTTTGGTGGTGTAAGTGGCCTGACGGTGGAACAGTTCAAGAAGATCAATGGGTTTCCAAATGCCTTTTGGGGATGGGGTGGAGAAGATGATGATCTTTGGAACAG GGTTCACTATGCTGGGTATAATGTAACAAGACCAGAGGGAGATTTAGGGAAGTACAAATCCATTCCTCACCATCACAGAGGTGAAGTCCAGTTTTTAGGACG atACAAACTTCTGAGGTATTCCAGAGAGCGTCAGTATATTGATGGGTTGAACAATTTAATATATACTCCTAAAATACTTGTCAGTAGGTTGTATAAAAATATAACTGTTAATCTCATACCAGAACTCGCTCCTGTTAGAGACTATTGA
- the LOC128977224 gene encoding transthyretin-like: MAFHSEFLLLLAGLALLSEAAPPVSAGSKYPLFIKILDAVRGSPAPNVPVKLYKEAADGSWELLNSKHTNDDGELHELTSKEQFVTGLYKIELDTASYWKKLGLNPFHHHADVVFTANDSGYRHHSITVFLSPFSYSTTAVVSEPVE, from the exons ATGGCTTTTCACTCAGAGTTCCTTCTTCTCTTAGCTGGCCTGGCACTTCTCTCTGAAGCTGCACCACCG GTCTCTGCTGGCTCCAAGTATCCTCTTTTCATAAAAATTCTGGATGCAGTCCGAGGAAGTCCAGCTCCAAATGTTCCAGTTAAGTTATATAAAGAAGCTGCAGATGGATCTTGGGAACTGTTAAATTCAAA ACACACCAATGACGACGGAGAGCTCCACGAGCTCACGAGTAAAGAACAATTTGTAACTGGGTTGTACAAGAttgagctggacacagcctcTTACTGGAAGAAACTGGGCTTGAATCCCTTCCATCACCATGCTGAT gtgGTGTTCACAGCTAATGACTCTGGCTATCGCCATCACTCCATCACTGTTTTCCTCAGTCCCTTTTCTTATTCAACTACAGCAGTAGTTAGTGAGCCAGTGGAATAG